The Poecilia reticulata strain Guanapo linkage group LG1, Guppy_female_1.0+MT, whole genome shotgun sequence DNA window cacttatagcaagacatttttttccctaaaagtgaaataatctaccattggaactagtacttttttatcAATGCAAAAGGAGGTATATGAGGAGCTGAAAAACATACCTCCGAGTCTGATTGTTTCAGAGCAACATTTACGAATAAGACATTACATGACTTTTGTTACTAACGTGTCTACAggtattttttctttatcccATTTAACactttaagtgaaataaaacaagaaaatgttaagAACTTAAATATATATCAACAGAGCTGCACATAAACGCTACCAGAAGTCCCTGTGACTgcggattttttttaacagcttttacACACGTAGTTGATCATGGGACCCGTAGGCAATGATTAAAGAGATGTAATTGGTCCAATTCTGATGTAATTTTCACTGATTGGCTACTAATACTGCCAATCCGCAATCCTGCCTTTTGACTGGTTGTTCCCCTCTTTCCGCTTCGACAGCTATAGATTTGTCACCCCTCCCCTCGCCCTTCTTCCCGTTTAGCTGATAGCTCTTCGAGGATCCCAGCACCTGCTTGTCGTTTCTCCTATTTATCCTCCCGCAGGCTCTACCGACATGGATGATTTTGACATGCTGAACGCACCCGCCGCTGGAAACGGTGTGGGCTCGGAGGAGGACCCGGCCGCCGCCTTCCTGGCCCAACAGGAGAGCGAAATTGCGGGGATCGAGAATGACGAGGGCTTCAGCATCCTGGACGGCGGAGAGTTCCCTTCGTCGCTCAGAGACTCTAACGGTTCGTCCCCGCTGTGCTCAGACGGAGGAACCGTAACACCTCCTTTCAGGGTTATTTCGCTTGTCTAGCTTCCGTTAATACCTGGGGATATTACGAAGATAGAAGACGGTAAATTATAAATGCTCGCGGTAACACAAACGGTAATTTGACACGACATTTGGGGCGCCTAGttttagctaatgctaatggaGCTGTCATTTAATTGCTGTCGGGTTTATTCAAGATTAATTTGACTTCCTGAAACAGTTAAGAGCTTGTATTAGGACTCGGGGAGGTTTCATAACGTgctttgtttaataaatgcagcattttccATCGTTTCATATGGGCTAAAGGCTTGTGATAACATCAGCTGTAGCTTTCTTGGTCGTGTCATTCATTGCTGGTGGCCATTCACACAAACGTTACTAGTAACCGCAGGAGGACATTTATGTACGACGCAGCAACCTTTGACCACTAATGTGTCGTTTTAACTGTTGGTTTAAAATGCTGACATGTCATGCATAAAATTGTGCGCATATGAAACTCCTAAAAcgttaaaaaattattattcgAAATTTttccctttgtgtttttatatgtatggttttattttctaactttttgtattttttttttaatagacgGCGCCATCAATGGAGAGTTTCACGGGGTAATACTCCCATTATTTTCTCCtataagtttctttttttttcccagtttgaCTGAATTTGTAGCTCCTTGTGTCTTTTAAcctttcattaaataaatgtgcttttagcCTTTACAGGCTTCACAAACCGATGCAAACTGATGTTATAGTTTGGACTTTGCTTCTTCCTGTGGTCTAGATTTTGGGGGGGAAACTAAAATTTTCTATCTCAATTTTTTTGTACCTAGAACCCAAACTTCATCATACCTACCTTCTTAAACTaaaggactttttttcttttgaggcTGACTAGAGtcataaaaccacatttatttttttcagtagaCCATGAGGAAAATGGTacattgtttaaattgttttccaatGTAGATACAAAACCTCCTCAAAATGAGTTGGACTTGACACTTGCTTGACATGAAACTTTGCATAGTGACAAGCTTTACACATTTTCAGGCTGAAAACCCTCTGgtttctttctgtattttttgttttgttttgtgaaataatgaGGCCAAGTCGGAGATGAACGTAGTAATGTATGGGGTGGAAATTTCCCACCGACTTTCAGCTTTTTCTACATCATTAATTCAGTGTAGAACCGTGTGCGTCGAGGTTCTTGTAGTTGATGACTCCAGCTTCCTTTTCCTGTGCTGTCATTGCAACATTTCGTCCTTCTGCACCGTCAGGACTTCTGGCAGAGAGAAACGGAGAGAAGCCCACTTTTAGGAACGCATGTGGTGCCTacaaatcagaaataaaggACAAAAGATGCCAGATGCAGTGTTAGGATTATAGTCGGGagcattttagtttttcagaaaGCTATTAAATAATacgtatatatattttattagaacgtcatcaaaaagtaaatgttttgttttgaaggaaaGCAACGGCCCATCAGATGCCTATGCAGCCATTTCCAACGCCGACCGGCTGCAGGCTGAACCTGAAAGTCTCCGGAAGTGGAGGGAGGAACAACAAGAGAGGCTGGAGGTGCTAGGTAGGTTCACAGAGATGACTCTGTTCTGAAGCAGCTCATGAACGACCGATCACTGCTTTCTGTGCTGCGACAAGTAAAAACCCAAAGATCTGCACAGAGAAACGGCCACTTAATTTCCCTGATTTGTTGACCATCTCTTAAAAGCTGTAGTCCATTTATGATTCACGTAGCCACATATCTATCTGTTATCATGTTCATGTCAGTCATATTTATTCATAGTTGCACTGACTTCCTGCACAGAATTTGCAGCATGATTTAAATGGCGAACCAGTCGATGTTTTTCCGTTTTCCTATGTTGAATAAAATTGACACATCCAGTGCGGTTTCTCACTGAAATCAAGTCTGTgctaatgtaacatttttgttttttaatgtcaaacttGTCAAAAATTAGTTACATGGTAGGAATGCTCGAAAAGGCTTGGCTCAGGGTTTCTGTGCAgtctggaaaataaactttgaataaGGGATAAGGAATAGCCTCTTctatcctttttctttttctgcaccatcctttcttacattttcttctttccttctgaTTTTCCTTATGTTCATTCTTCCtgttcatttttcattgtttttttttttcaccttccatcctttcctgtcttttcctcctgctcttccttaTGATGCTGAAAAGAACTAACAAAAAAGACAAttgatacagaaataaaacattgaaattcCTTTCAATGGCAAAAAACGGTGTCKGTGGATAAGCTGGTTATtctttcaggggttttttttaaatacaaattatcAAAATCAAAACGGCAACATTTCCTCTTCTGAAACAAATGTCCTCACAGATATCGACTTACAAACTCCCCGAATTTAAGCGACTCCCGTATTTGCGGCGTCGAAAATCGATAAATTCCATACGCCGACATTTTTTCAGCACTAGTCTGAGTTTAATATGCTTTTGTCtaatttttcattcttcttctgCCTGTCCCCTCCTGTGCCTCGCCGCATTCCCTCCACAGATGCCAACTCTCGCAAGCAGGAGTCCGAGTGGAAGGAGAAGGCCAAGTTGGAGCTGGAGGACTGGCATGCCAGGCAGAACgagcagctggagaaaactAAATCCAACAACAGGTAGCGGCTTCGTGGCCGGATTCCAAAATGGCAACCCGATGCGGGTTTATGCTTGGGGAGACCCTCAGATCTCACTGCAGCGTGGAAAACGCGTAGaatatgttttactgtttagATTAAACCCAAATGAAGCGTATTTAGATTAAGACTTGACTCAATGGGATATAGCTAGTTAGTTTCCCACTCATGTTACTGAATGTGTGCTGCTCTGCTGTGTCCTCGGAAACGACAGTCACCCGTGAgcctctcttcctctttgagCTGGTGaaactcttcattttttaaGATCAAAAAAAGCTGATGGTTGGACTTTATATCTGACTGCTAACCGATGATgacatctgtgttttttttctatcccctcctccctcttactgttttc harbors:
- the clta gene encoding clathrin light chain A isoform X2; the encoded protein is MDDFDMLNAPAAGNGVGSEEDPAAAFLAQQESEIAGIENDEGFSILDGGEFPSSLRDSNDGAINGEFHGESNGPSDAYAAISNADRLQAEPESLRKWREEQQERLEVLDANSRKQESEWKEKAKLELEDWHARQNEQLEKTKSNNRAAEEAMISDLDENNPGTEWERVARLCDFNPKSSKQAKDVSRMRSVLISLKQSPLVR
- the clta gene encoding clathrin light chain A isoform X1 — translated: MDDFDMLNAPAAGNGVGSEEDPAAAFLAQQESEIAGIENDEGFSILDGGEFPSSLRDSNDGAINGEFHGESNGPSDAYAAISNADRLQAEPESLRKWREEQQERLEVLDANSRKQESEWKEKAKLELEDWHARQNEQLEKTKSNNRVLDEDFYKQPFSDLIGYVTHINHPCYRLDQAAEEAMISDLDENNPGTEWERVARLCDFNPKSSKQAKDVSRMRSVLISLKQSPLVR